From Terriglobia bacterium:
GGGGAGTTCAGGCCAGCTTTCGTCGATTGCGGGCTCGCCGTTTCCGGCGGGAACGACGCCGGTGAATGTGAGAGTTGTCGGAAGTTCTGTTTACGTTGCCAACACCGGGTCAGGGAATGTATCGGCTTACGCGATCAGCGGCTCAGGAGCACTGGCGACGGTCAGCGGCTCCCCATTCAGCGCCAGCGCCAATCCCGTGTATATCGCATCAGGAAACTCGGGCAAGCTGTTGTTTGTTGGCAATCAGGGATCAAACAACATCTCGGAGTTCCAGATCGGCAGCGGCGGGGCCTTGAGCGCCGTGAGCGGTTCGCCTTTTGCCACCGTTGTGGCAAGTCCCACGGCGATCGCCAGCAATTTCTAGTTCCGTTATTGGGAGAATTATGGCGTGACCGTTAGCGTGGCCAGCGGGCTGGTCACCCCGGAAGCACTCGCAGAAATGAAGACAGTTCCGGGTGCATGGCCCGTAGCCAGTCCGTTGCCGTCGATGGTTGCAATCACGGAGGAATTGTTAGCCCAGGTAAAGGTCACGCCGGTTACGGCGTTGCCATTGGCGTCCACCGCCGCGGCCGTAAACTGCTGGGTTGCATTGACCGCGATCGTCGCTGTTGGCGGCGAGATGGTGATGGATGCTATGGGTTGAGTCACGTTGAGCGTCGCAGGGGCACTGGTCACACCCGATGCGGAAGCTGTGATCTGAGTGCTTCCGCTCGTGCGGCCCAGAGCAACGCCGTTACTGTCAATGCTGGCCACATTGGGCGCACTACTGACCCAGGCAAACACGACACCGGTGAGCGTATTTCCCTTCGAGTCTTGCGCGGTTGCCGAAAACGCTTGCGCTCGGTTAGGCGAGATGGATGCCGATTTAGGCGTAACGTTGATTGTCGTGGGTGGACTTGAACTGGACGAGGATCCGCCCCCACAACCCGAAAGCCAGAAGCCGATCAACAACAATCCGCCCAATACACCAGCGCGCTTGCCGCTGCTATGTAGCAATTTCAGTCGCATGATCAATTGAGAGCGCCTTGGGGCTGCCGCAGGTACGCGCACCCCAGAAGGCCGGCACGTCTGATGGTATTCGCGTTTCAACCCCGTGTCCCGCAGAAAGTTTTTCCCGGGTGCACGGCGTGGCCCGGCGCGATCGGGAGCGCCGTCCGGTTGACGGAATGCGAGGTTCCTGTAAAGATTCGAATCGTCGGCGCTAACAACCAGCAACTTTGCCCGCCGCCAGGTGTTTAAGATGCGGCGAAGCTCGGATACCCAGGAGTCAACGCGCGAATGCGAACGCGTTCTTACGCGACGCCGCCCAATCCTCGTTTCAGCATGCATCGATTGTGCTCATTGCTGGCCGTTGCCGCATTGTTGTCGGGATGCGGCGGCTCGTCCACGGGGACGCTGGCCGCAATCGCAATAAGCCCTGCGAGCAGTTTTGTCGCCGTCAATGCCCAGCAGGTGTACACGGCAACCGCCCAGGACTCCAGGGGAAGAACTATCTCTGGAACCACGTTCACCTGGACCAGCAGTGCGCCCGACACGGCCAGCATAGACAGCGCAGGCGTTGCGACCGGCCACCACGTCGGGACAGCTCAAATCACCGCATCGTCATCGGGGATAACCAGCCCGGCGGCAACCCTCAACGTAGTGAGTTCGAGCACACCGATCGCCTCGGTGACGCTGACGCCCAGCGGCGCCACGATCAAGGTCGGAGAAACCCAACAGTTCACGGCGACTGCGTTGGATACAAACGGAAACAAGGTGAGTCCGGTGACCTTCACGTGGCGCAACAGCGCCGCCGGGGTTGCGATTGTCGACGGCAATGGACTTGCGACCGGCATCACGCCCGGCATGACAGTGATAACCGCCTCGGTCGGCACGGTAACCAGCCCGGCGGCCACGCTGACGGTGACTGCGCCATAGGCAAGTTGGTGGGAACCTTGGGAGACCTCATGAAGCAGGCAGCCGCGGCCATGGCGATCGTATTCGCCGGCATGATGATCGGGTGCAGCAGCGGAAACAGTGCCGGGGTGTCAGTTACTATTTCTCCGACCAGCGCCACGGTTCCAATCGGTCGCACACAGCAATTCACCGCCACCGTAAACAACGCGGGCAACAACGGGGTCACCTGGCAGGTGAATGGGGTCGTGGGCGGAAACTCCAACACGGGCACGATCACCTCGAGCGGGTTGTACACGGCCCCCTTAAGTCCCACCACGGTCACGGTCACCGCCGTTTCCGTGGCCAACACAACACAAGCCGCCTCCGCCACGGTAACGGTGGCGCTGCCGATTTCGATTACGCCCACCACTGCCGCGATCAATCTCAGCGGCACAGTGCAATTTACCGCCACGGTGACTTTTTCCAGCAATACGACGGTGACTTGGGAGGTGAATGGCACCAGTGGCGGCAATGCAAGCATCGGCACCATCAGCTCCAGCGGTCTGTATACCGCCCCGGCGAGCATCCCGAACCCCAATATCGTGACGATTACCGCCGTCGCGCAGGCCGACACGACGCAAACCGCGTCAGCAACGGTAACGATCAATCCTCCTCCACTAGTGATCACTCCAACCGGGCTGACCATGGCGGCCGGCGCGCAGCAGACGTTTACCGCCACCGTGAATGGGGCGAGCGTCACCCCGGTGTGGAGCGTCGCTTGCAAGAGTCAGTTGGCGGCCGGCTGTGGGAGCATTTCGTCGGGCGGCGTTTATGTCGCTCCGTCGTCGCCACCCCCTGGCGGGAGCGTCACCGTCACGGCAAAGATGGCGGATGGCAGTGCGGTCCCGGCAAGCACCAACGTCTCGGTGCAGTTTTCCAATGCTTCGCTGGCGGGATCGTACGCGTACGCGTTCAGCATTCGCACCAGCCAGAAACTGTCCGCTGAGGCGGGAACGATCGCCTGCGATGGCAACGGCAATATTACCGGCGGCACGATCGATCGCAGCGATGATGGCGGAACGCCGATCGCGATCACGGGGGGCACATACCAGATTGGCGACGACGGACGCGGCACTGCCGTGGTGGATACGGACCAAGGGCCGGTTGGGTGGCAGTTCGTCCTGACGAATCAACCGCTGGGCTACGTGGTGCGCTTCGATGCCAACGGTGCGACTGCCAGCGGAACCCTTGAACTACAACATCCAGACAAGTTCGGCCTGGCCTCGATCCAGGGAAACTATGCGGCAAGCCTGGTGGGCGTCAGTGCAGGTAGTTCGCCAGTCTTCATCGCCATGATTGGCAGCCTGGCCGCCGACGGGGCCGGACATTTCACTCGCGGCATTCTTGACGTCAACAACAACTCCAGCATAAGCACGAACCTCAGCGCCACCGGCACATATAGTTCCCCATCATCGTCGGGCCGTGGAACCTTCACGCTCACCAGCGCCTTGGGCACGCAGACGTTTGCCTATTACCAGGTTGACGATACGCGTCTGAAGCTGGTTGAAATCGACGGGGCCAGCGCCTTGGCCGGCGAAGTGTCAAAACAGCCGCCTGGCCCGTTCACCAACGCGAGTTTCAATGGCCGGTACGCCTTGGCGATGGCCGGAGTGAAGGGTGGAAGCACATTCGGGATGGGCGGCCTGTTCACCATGAACCTGGGCGAGATTACCAACCGGCTACTCGATGGGGTAAATCAGACCGTGTTCGATTCGCAAGGAGGATACTCCGTCACGGATTCCACGTTGGGGCGCACCACCGTAAACTGGACCGTCAACAACGGAGCCGTGTTGCAATACGTGCTGTACCCGCGTAGCGACGGTGGATTTGCGATGTTGGAAATCGATGGAACCGCCGCCGCCGAGGGCATTGTCCTTCCCCAGACTCTGTCCAGCCCGAGCACTTTTTCACAGACGGGGAACTTCGCGGTCACGCTAACCGGAGGCGAACCGCCCAGCAGCCTTGCCAATGAAAGCATAACGGGGCAATTTGTGCTGCCAGGCGGCGCGGCGTTTTCCGGCGCATTAGATATTGATGAGAACGGCGCGACCACACAGGGGGGGGCCTTCCAGGTTGGGGTCTTCACGGTCGATGTCAATAGTGGACGCGGCGTGGCTACGGCGCTGCCAAGCTCATCCGTCCTAAGCAATGCCAGCTTCATCCTGTACATTCTGGATGCCGACAAAGCGCTCATTCTGGAAAACGACAACGCTCGGGTATTGACGGGTGTCATGACACGGCAGTACTAGGGAAACTCTGATCAAGCACGTCGTCAGTCCCTCAGCAGCTAGTCTAAAGCCGTGCTATTTCTGCGGCATTTACGGGCGGCCTGAAGGCCGTCCCCTTCAAAAACCGGAGTTGATCAGACCCTCCCTAGCGCTGAAACTTACCAAGACACGCTGCGGTTAGTGCCGCCCAGCGACCTACACCGATTCAACCAACCGCGCCAGCAGTGCAGTGCGGCGCGGGATTTCCGCGACCACGATGGATTCATTGCGGGCGTGTGCGCCTTCGCCGACGGCACCCAGGCCGTCCAGCGTGGGAATGCCGAGCGCGGCGGTAAAGTTGCCATCGGAGCCGCCGCCAACCGAGGCCTCGTCAACTTCAAATCCAAGCTCGCGCGCCGCAGCCTGCGCCTTGCGGAACAAGGCGACCACCGCAGGCGTGCGCTCCAGGGGCGGGCGGTTGATGCCGCCACTGACCTGGAGGCGACAGACCTTGTCGAAGGGCCGCAGGGACCGGAATTTGCGGTCGAGCAGCG
This genomic window contains:
- a CDS encoding Ig-like domain-containing protein, which encodes MKQAAAAMAIVFAGMMIGCSSGNSAGVSVTISPTSATVPIGRTQQFTATVNNAGNNGVTWQVNGVVGGNSNTGTITSSGLYTAPLSPTTVTVTAVSVANTTQAASATVTVALPISITPTTAAINLSGTVQFTATVTFSSNTTVTWEVNGTSGGNASIGTISSSGLYTAPASIPNPNIVTITAVAQADTTQTASATVTINPPPLVITPTGLTMAAGAQQTFTATVNGASVTPVWSVACKSQLAAGCGSISSGGVYVAPSSPPPGGSVTVTAKMADGSAVPASTNVSVQFSNASLAGSYAYAFSIRTSQKLSAEAGTIACDGNGNITGGTIDRSDDGGTPIAITGGTYQIGDDGRGTAVVDTDQGPVGWQFVLTNQPLGYVVRFDANGATASGTLELQHPDKFGLASIQGNYAASLVGVSAGSSPVFIAMIGSLAADGAGHFTRGILDVNNNSSISTNLSATGTYSSPSSSGRGTFTLTSALGTQTFAYYQVDDTRLKLVEIDGASALAGEVSKQPPGPFTNASFNGRYALAMAGVKGGSTFGMGGLFTMNLGEITNRLLDGVNQTVFDSQGGYSVTDSTLGRTTVNWTVNNGAVLQYVLYPRSDGGFAMLEIDGTAAAEGIVLPQTLSSPSTFSQTGNFAVTLTGGEPPSSLANESITGQFVLPGGAAFSGALDIDENGATTQGGAFQVGVFTVDVNSGRGVATALPSSSVLSNASFILYILDADKALILENDNARVLTGVMTRQY
- a CDS encoding Ig-like domain-containing protein, with the translated sequence MTQPIASITISPPTATIAVNATQQFTAAAVDANGNAVTGVTFTWANNSSVIATIDGNGLATGHAPGTVFISASASGVTSPLATLTVTP
- a CDS encoding Ig-like domain-containing protein produces the protein MRTRSYATPPNPRFSMHRLCSLLAVAALLSGCGGSSTGTLAAIAISPASSFVAVNAQQVYTATAQDSRGRTISGTTFTWTSSAPDTASIDSAGVATGHHVGTAQITASSSGITSPAATLNVVSSSTPIASVTLTPSGATIKVGETQQFTATALDTNGNKVSPVTFTWRNSAAGVAIVDGNGLATGITPGMTVITASVGTVTSPAATLTVTAP